The Cloacibacillus sp. DNA window TGCGCCTTTGCGCGCCAGATGACGGGCCGCGACTCCGGGAACAGCTCCAGTGCGCATTGCGGAGATGAGGTTGCCGCTCATTATTGTGAAGGGGCATCCGGTGTCAGCGTCGTTCAGGATTGTTGTTAGCACTGAACGCGGAAGGCCGCGCTGTGTGTTGGCCGGGTTTGAGCCGTACCATTTCTCGCCGCAGATCTTATATTTGCCGCCGAGATAGGCTATCATCGACATGAATCGACGGTCAGGTCCTGTTACTGGCATACCGGGGAAGCGTTCTGTCTCCGGGAAGTAGATCATCTGTCCGTGTTCGTTTTCAAGGGGGCCGCCCATGAGGTAGTCGCCTTTTCCTATAAGGCTGAATACTCCTTCGATAACGTCAATGCAATCACCCATGTTCATTACGCCTACTTCTATAAGATCCGTCTGTGATAGAAGCAATGTCTTTACTGCCTGTCCCGCCATTGTTATTACCTCCTAAAAAATTTTTTATATTTTTTGTGCTTTGCTTTGCTTTGCGTACTGTGCTGCTTAAAGAATCTTTTACGCTATTGCCGTATCCAGCAGATATTCGCCGCGCGCATAACGGTTCCAATGGAACTTTTCTATCGGCAGCTCCGTCTTTCCGAAAAGAATCTGCTCCGCCACCATCTCGCCGGCAACGGGGCCGAACATAAAGCCGCGCGAACCGGAGACGTTCATCCAGAACCCTTTGAGCTCGTCGGCCTCGCCTATTACGGGCTGCATGTCAGGCGTTATGTCGTACATGCCGGACCACTGGCGCACTACGCGTATGCCCTTTGTGCGGGGAAGGACATGGTTCAATATCCCCGTCATATATTCAAGGAAATTCCAGCTGTCGCCCATCTCGTAGTCATTGAACGGCGCCGCTTCATTGCGGTAGCGGCTGGGGCCGCAGCCCGCTATTATCGAACCGTGCGGACGCTGCTGCATGTAGAAATCAGGGTCGTAGCTCATGAGGAATGTGGGGCAGACATTGAAATCAACCGGCTCCGTTGCGAAAATCTCATGGCGTTCGCCGTGTACGGGGATACTGAGCCCCGCCATAGCGGCGACCTTGCCGGACCAGGAACCGGCGGCGTTGATAACGATATCGGTATCAATGTTTCCCTTGTTGGTGCAGACGCCCTTTACCGCGTCGCTTGTCATCTTAAAGCCCGTCACTTCGGTAAACTTTTCGATGATGACGCCCTCGCGTTTTGCAGCCTCCTGATGCGCAAAATTCGTAAGCATGGGGTCGGCGTGCCCGTCGCGCTTATACCAGTAGAAACCCTTTACATCTTCTACGTTGAGTCCCGGGCAAAGCTCCTTTGCTTCGTCGTGCGAGAGCATTCTTGAAGGGACTCCAAGCGAATTCTGAAGTTTTATACATTTTTTGAAGTTCTCAAGCTGCGCGTCGGAATAGGCCATAAATAGATAGCCGTTCTGGTAGAGTCCGATATCCATTCCGAGCTCTTCTGCAAGATGCTCGTACTTTTCTATGCAGGCCTTGCCCAGTATTATGTTGAGCTCTCCGCCCCACGTAGCTCTGAACGCCGCGGCGCAGCGTCCTGTGGCGCCTGATGCCGCCGTGTTTTTCTCAAGGAGCACGACATCCTTCATGCCCAGCTTTTTAAGGTAATAGGCCGTAGCCATCCCCATCATGCCGCCGCCCACCACTACGGCATCGGCCGTTTTCTTCCAGCTCATTCGAAATCTCCTCCTTTACGCGCAGTCAGACAGCTTTTTATCGGTTTCACAGGAGGGCGGATGGTTCCCGAAGGTATCTCTGAGACGGGAACGCCCGTTACCTTTGATATCTCCCTCAGGATGATGTCTCTGCATCCCCTTCCCTGGCATGGCCCCATGCCTACGCGCAAAAGACGCTTGAGCTCGTCAAAAGTATCGTAGCCGCGCGGGATCCATTCGCGGATCTCTTTAAGCGTTATCTCCTCGCAGCGGCAAACGACGATATCCTCTTCCATCTTCTCAAAATCCACATTTGAGTGATCATGACCACAGCAGCAAGACATCTACTTCACCACCCTGACCGCGCGGACCTGGCCGACAAATTCCTTCGGCACAGATACGTGCAAAACTTTTGTAGAATCCTTCCATGGTTCGGTGACATTCTCCACCGTACCCTCAGCTACCACCTCGCCAGTCCTGTCAAGGCAGGAGACTTTGGCGCCCTTTTCAGGGATCGGAAGCAGTTCGTGAGGCATCTTTATAAGGGCCTTGTCCGGCGCAAAGGTAAGATCGATAACAAAACAGGCAAGCCCCGGGCACTTCGCAACGCAGAGGCCGCAGCCCGTGCATTTTGTATAGTCGATTTCAGGATTGTCGTTGATGTCTGAAAACGGCTTGACCGCTCCCGCGGGGCAGCTTGTAGCACAAGGATTGCAGGGGATACGCTGCGGACATTCGATAATTACAAGTCCGCCCTTCTTGTTTTCCCACAGCTCCTTTGGAGGAAGGACTGCGCCAACACACTCTCCCGT harbors:
- a CDS encoding ornithine cyclodeaminase encodes the protein MAGQAVKTLLLSQTDLIEVGVMNMGDCIDVIEGVFSLIGKGDYLMGGPLENEHGQMIYFPETERFPGMPVTGPDRRFMSMIAYLGGKYKICGEKWYGSNPANTQRGLPRSVLTTILNDADTGCPFTIMSGNLISAMRTGAVPGVAARHLARKGAKTVGVIGGGVINRAALLAIKTAVPTIDSAVLYDINLEKGKKWAEDESAKLGINVTVTDKIEEAVRQADVISIATGGGDFPRIETEWLKPGVLVTFTGDADM
- a CDS encoding FAD-binding oxidoreductase → MSWKKTADAVVVGGGMMGMATAYYLKKLGMKDVVLLEKNTAASGATGRCAAAFRATWGGELNIILGKACIEKYEHLAEELGMDIGLYQNGYLFMAYSDAQLENFKKCIKLQNSLGVPSRMLSHDEAKELCPGLNVEDVKGFYWYKRDGHADPMLTNFAHQEAAKREGVIIEKFTEVTGFKMTSDAVKGVCTNKGNIDTDIVINAAGSWSGKVAAMAGLSIPVHGERHEIFATEPVDFNVCPTFLMSYDPDFYMQQRPHGSIIAGCGPSRYRNEAAPFNDYEMGDSWNFLEYMTGILNHVLPRTKGIRVVRQWSGMYDITPDMQPVIGEADELKGFWMNVSGSRGFMFGPVAGEMVAEQILFGKTELPIEKFHWNRYARGEYLLDTAIA
- a CDS encoding (2Fe-2S)-binding protein, which codes for MSCCCGHDHSNVDFEKMEEDIVVCRCEEITLKEIREWIPRGYDTFDELKRLLRVGMGPCQGRGCRDIILREISKVTGVPVSEIPSGTIRPPVKPIKSCLTARKGGDFE
- a CDS encoding 4Fe-4S dicluster domain-containing protein; the encoded protein is MDKDKLFYSGVLTGECVGAVLPPKELWENKKGGLVIIECPQRIPCNPCATSCPAGAVKPFSDINDNPEIDYTKCTGCGLCVAKCPGLACFVIDLTFAPDKALIKMPHELLPIPEKGAKVSCLDRTGEVVAEGTVENVTEPWKDSTKVLHVSVPKEFVGQVRAVRVVK